The sequence below is a genomic window from Melioribacteraceae bacterium.
TGAGGGCTCTCTTGCTGAATACGGTAGATGAACCGAAACTGAATGCAGCTATTAATGAAAGTCCGGCAGCAATTACTGTTTTATCCCCTGTGCTAAGATTCGGCACTGTTAATCCGAAAGTCATTAAATACGCTCCTCCTATTGCAAATCCGGCCCATATAAAAAATTCTTTCGGCAGCTTTTCTCTTAAAATTATGGAAGCAAGTATTAGGGCAAATACCGGCTGGAGTTTCTGAATCAAAATCACTACTGAGAGGTTCACAAAATTTACATAGAAGAGGGCTTTTGTTATAGACATTGTTCCTATAGCTCCGCCAAACAGAGCAACAAGAAAAAATGAAAAGAGATCCTTCCTGTCGAGTAAGCCGATTTTTGAAAATTGATTTTTGAATACCGGTGTAAGCAGAAGTGCGACAATTGCGCTCTCAACCAGAACTACCAGCGGAACGGGCAGGTTATATAGAGAAGGACGTAAAACAATTCCGTCTACACCCCACAAGCTTGCTGCAATAATAATGAATAACGGTGCTAATCTTCCCATAAAGTTTCTTTCATAAAATAATTTTAAGAGCGACCTAAAATAATCGTTTTCTAATTTAATTTATCGGACAAATTAATTTTTCTCGTTTTAAAATTGAATCTGAATAATAAAAACAGCCCGAGACACGTAAGCCCGGTGAATGATCCGATCCAGACACCGATTGCACCGTATCCCAATACAAATCCGAACAGGTACCCTGTCGGAATCCCGAGAAGCCAGTAAGATGCGAAGCTTACATAGAGAGGTACTTTTACGTCTGTTATTCCGCGTAAAACACCTATGCCTGTGGCCTGCAATCCATCCGAAACCTGGAAAAGCGCTGCAATGATTAATAACCCCGATGCTATTTCTATAACCTCTTTCTCTTTTATATAAAGTTGCGGAATGAGTCCTCTGAATAGTATAAAGATCACTCCGGATGTGAACATTATTGCGGAAGCAAATCCGATTGCCGAGAATCCGGCTCTCCGTACTCCTTCGCTGCTTCGCGCTCCGAATTCTTCTCCTACTCTTACAGTCCCGGCGAATGAAATGCCCAGGATGACCATATAAGAAATTGACGCCAGGTTCAAAGCAATCTGGTTGGCAGCTAAAGGAATTTTACCGAGCCATCCGACCATAATAGTTGCGAATGAAAATGCTGCAACCTCAAGAAAATACTGAAGCCCGCTCGGCAGACCGATGCTCATTATCTTCCTGATCAGTTTATCATCAAGATTCCTGAAATCCGGGACGGGATTATAAATTTTTAACCGGCTGCTTTTTATTACGACAAAAAAGAGGGCCACCGTCATTACCCATCTCGTAAGTGTTGTTGCGTATCCGGCACCGTCTAGCCCCATAGATGTAAAACCGAGATTGCCGTAAATAAAAACCCAGTTCAAAAATGCATTTAATATGTTAGCAGCAATGGCAATTATCATTGGCGGATTAGGAATTGATAACCCTTCTAAAAACTGTCTGTAGCATGCAAAAAGTACGAAGGGAATTATTGATAATGAAAGTATCTGTAAATAGGACTTTGCCAGAACCGTTACATCATCAGGCTGATTCAATACGGGGATTAAATAACTCAATAGAAAAACAAGTATCATCAGAATTATTGAAAAAATCGAATTCACAAATAGGCCGTGATTCAGAATTACACCGCAACGAGCGAGATTCTTTTCGCCTTTCGAAATAGCTATAAGAGGCGCTATTGCAAAAGTCATCCCGAATCCCAGTACCAGAATTAAAAAGAAG
It includes:
- a CDS encoding MATE family efflux transporter, translated to MKLALPISLGQLGHIMMGVVDSLMVGKIGSAPLAAASLVNGLFFLILVLGFGMTFAIAPLIAISKGEKNLARCGVILNHGLFVNSIFSIILMILVFLLSYLIPVLNQPDDVTVLAKSYLQILSLSIIPFVLFACYRQFLEGLSIPNPPMIIAIAANILNAFLNWVFIYGNLGFTSMGLDGAGYATTLTRWVMTVALFFVVIKSSRLKIYNPVPDFRNLDDKLIRKIMSIGLPSGLQYFLEVAAFSFATIMVGWLGKIPLAANQIALNLASISYMVILGISFAGTVRVGEEFGARSSEGVRRAGFSAIGFASAIMFTSGVIFILFRGLIPQLYIKEKEVIEIASGLLIIAALFQVSDGLQATGIGVLRGITDVKVPLYVSFASYWLLGIPTGYLFGFVLGYGAIGVWIGSFTGLTCLGLFLLFRFNFKTRKINLSDKLN
- a CDS encoding EamA family transporter, with translation MGRLAPLFIIIAASLWGVDGIVLRPSLYNLPVPLVVLVESAIVALLLTPVFKNQFSKIGLLDRKDLFSFFLVALFGGAIGTMSITKALFYVNFVNLSVVILIQKLQPVFALILASIILREKLPKEFFIWAGFAIGGAYLMTFGLTVPNLSTGDKTVIAAGLSLIAAFSFGSSTVFSKRALRNVGFELGTYLRFLFSAIIMLVVASLFGGISEITTISGSQWLIFLLIAFTTGGAAIFLYYYGLKKVTASVATICELAFPLTAVILEYFIYGNILDPVQWLGVVILIFSIIKVSSIK